Proteins from a single region of Littorina saxatilis isolate snail1 unplaced genomic scaffold, US_GU_Lsax_2.0 scaffold_543, whole genome shotgun sequence:
- the LOC138954338 gene encoding uncharacterized protein: MKRVLLRVRDLLPSGYKYHVSRLKVFSSEANCFRFSAEIRIPISSADGAKEWVSLFQALTRVTLRLRATVPIKDCKQSQNLFKTYYRCHHNTMPRSSTADQRLSSKNTSCPALVTVIVRRQFSKLSRSKNKDPLLADFPTLVQLEHIHNHSLDSADFFRHLDVSDATVDKFKDLFSRGHSPASALELHKLDLQLEHGADYLFQAADRSQCPDIFFCHRLYKQVFEKHYGASSGEKMFTDVEAACKVYNTQQGSECCKMERTASGKLAIAVCTQLMQRVHKLHRTSGELVFVDASGGMDRFDCRVFLLLTHSSAGGLPLGCLIVSSESTEVLTLALQLYMQLVPSDAFFCRGEKGPEVFITDDSEAERQSLNNIFPEATTILCSFHLLQATWRFLWDSKNGIPKSDRPYLLGIVKNMMYATSEDDLLEVFCAGQVDSVAAAHTKFLHYMERLFDRRKLWAMCYRDSLPIRGNQTNNYVEAAMRVLKDRIFVRTRAYNVVQLVDFLLTRLPAYYERRLMDLANGRRDVTISRRYITGKHTITKDMITTLGEMLFEVQSESETGKSYEVDMATEMCTCKAGLTGAPCKHQFAITVYYNVSALNFFPVKDSQTRCHFYTLATGCTKPPAGWFEALLDNREALPGSAVPTDQVEDPQPPQDSPPTQDSPPTQDSPPTQDSPPTQDSPTTQDSPLQIRDSCEHDMHAFKDCIHKMIKEATSTSEELVPAIRHFTQMVGKMTTSALTSALFSFGKSTGCASVVRRGLIPVQPTAVARRTTHVGGRRCLQSGRKPSEAFQTRRKRERGDSSQLLPKRKARKAPHNLSQCVANNENLGKSHASKW, translated from the exons ATGAAGCGGGTCttactgagagtgaga gATCTTCTTCCAAGTGGGTACAAGTACCATGTTTCTCGACTGAAGGTGTTTTCCTCCGAAGCGAACTGTTTCCGGTTCAGCGCAGAGATTCGCATTCCCATCAGTAGTGCAGATGGTGCGAAGGAATGGGTTTCCCTGTTCCAGGCCTTGACTCGGGTTACCTTAAGGCTGAGAGCAACTGTACCTATCAAGGATTGCAAGCAGAGTCAAAACTTGTTCAAGACATACTACAGATGTCATCACAACACCATGCCTCGCTCCTCAACAGCTGACCAGCGTCTGTCATCGAAGAACACCTCTTGCCCTGCTTTGGTAACCGTCATAGTCAGGAGGCAGTTCAGCAAGCTTAGTCG GTCAAAGAACAAGGACCCCCTGCTGGCTGATTTTCCCACGCTTGTCCAGTTGGAGCACATCCACAACCACAGTCTCGACAGTGCTGATTTCTTCAGGCATCTAGATGTTTCTGATGCGACTGTGGACAAGTTCAAAGATCTGTTTTCGAGGGGACATTCACCAGCCAGTGCCCTGGAGCTGCACAAATTGGATCTCCAGCTGGAACATGGAGCAGACTACTTATTTCAAGCTGCAGACAGATCACAGTgtccagacatttttttctgccaCAG gcTGTACAAACAAGTGTTTGAGAAACACTACGGGGCATCATCTGGCGAGAAGATGTTTACGGATGTAGAGGCGGCGTGTAAAGTCTACAACACCCAGCAAGGCAGTGAGTGCTGCAAGATGGAGAGGACAGCTAGTGGGAAACTCGCCATTGCCGTCTGCACACAATTGATGCAACGAGTTCACAAGCTACACAGAACCAGCGGTGAACTGGTCTTCGTGGATGCCTCTGGAGGAATGGATCGTTTTGACTGTCGGGTCTTCCTTCTGCTGACACACAGCTCCGCTGGAGGCCTCCCGCTCGGTTGCCTGATTGTGTCGTCAGAGTCAACCGAAGTCTTGACTCTGGCTCTGCAGCTCTACATGCAACTGGTTCCGTCAGATGCATTTTTTTGCAGAGGAGAGAAGGGACCAGAAGTTTTTATAACCGATGACAGTGAAGCAGAAAGGCAGAGTCTGAACAACATTTTTCCAGAGGCAACAACCATTCTCTGCTCGTTCCATCTCCTGCAGGCCACCTGGCGGTTTTTGTGGGATAGTAAGAACGGCATCCCAAAGAGCGACCGGCCTTACCTACTGGGCATCGTGAAAAACATGATGTATGCTACATCAGAAGATGATCTTCTTGAGGTTTTCTGCGCCGGACAAGTGGACAGTGTTGCTGCTGCACACACCAAGTTTCTCCACTACATGGAGAGACTTTTTGACAGAAGGAAGCTGTGGGCCATGTGCTACAGGGACAGTTTGCCAATCAGAGGAAACCAGACCAACAATTATGTCGAAGCAGCCATGCGTGTCCTGAAGGACAGAATCTTTGTTCGGACCAGGGCGTACAACGTTGTACAACTGGTTGACTTTCTCCTAACAAGACTCCCTGCCTACTACGAGCGACGCCTCATGGATCTGGCCAACGGAAGGAGGGATGTTACCATCAGCCGGCGGTACATTACAGGCAAACACACGATCACCAAGGACATGATCACTACACTTGGTGAAATGCTGTTTGAGGTACAAAGCGAAAGCGAAACAGGGAAGTCATATGAAGTGGACATGGCTACTGAAATGTGCACCTGCAAAGCTGGATTAACCGGTGCACCTTGCAAACATCAGTTTGCAATCACTGTGTACTATAATGTTTCGGCACTGAACTTTTTTCCAGTGAAAGACTCTCAAACCCGGTGCCATTTCTACACCCTGGCAACTGGCTGCACAAAACCCCCAGCAGGCTGGTTTGAAGCCTTGCTGGACAACCGAGAGGCTTTGCCAGGCTCTGCAGTCCCCACTGACCAAGTAGAAGACCCTCAACCCCCCCAGGACTCTCCACCCACCCAAGACTCTCCACCCACCCAAGACTCTCCACCCACCCAAGACTCTCCACCCACCCAAGACTCTCCGACCACCCAAGACTCTCCACTGCAGATAAGAGACAGTTGTGAGCATGACATGCATGCATTTAAAGACTGCATACACAAGATGATTAAAGAAGCCACAAGCACTTCAGAAGAACTCGTGCCAGCAATTCGCCACTTCACTCAAATGGTTGGTAAAATGACAACTTCCGCCCTTACATCAGCTCTGTTTTCCTTTGGCAAATCCACAGGCTGTGCCTCAGTAGTGCGCAGGGGCTTGATTCCTGTGCAACCAACAGCCGTCGCTCGCCGGACAACACATGTGGGAGGCAGACGGTGTCTGCAATCCGGTCGCAAACCATCAGAGGCATTCCAAACTAGGCGaaagagggaaaggggggactCTTCTCAGCTTCTCCCAAAAAGAAAGGCACGGAAGGCACCACATAACTTGAGTCAATGTGTTGCCAACAATGAAAACCTTGGGAAAAGTCACGCTTCAAAGTGGTGA
- the LOC138954336 gene encoding uncharacterized protein produces the protein MEAMLISIIPLNNMTFASPKGHTLQRMKTLAGGRSSTTGQDSTWLKGAGCNLLHETELLESCLVLAIKFQATTRGKDSFRWGSKLLVSSVSIDNTALSDDTLLSDTPIACSDDTTTALHTPIITVTAESSPTDTTPAASTEALTTSANIETTTEISEIKIDTTIRQNAPATEQTSTTGSVSHQATFESDHSDSHTVTHEQTPTSESVGDSISTTTLDQPSTTQNPALESTPPDMETSRSSLQHSSTGEESTFPQSSSASSPSLIGSVSTSSRKCACPCAYKRRLEDGSAANASHASDAMIKELTVDVTTLSSQRRKKISAGDERQSSTNIGLVSVIALSLVFAAIFFQDFVSICAHLRYGVKGGQGRKRSTYDRRKQP, from the exons ATGGAAGCAATG CTGATCAGCATCATCCCTCTGAACAACATGACTTTTGCCTCCCCAAAAGGCCATACATTACAACGGATGAAAACCCTGGCTGGTGGCAGGTCATCAACCACTGGACAAGATTCCACCTGGTTGAAA GGTGCAGGGTGCAATTTGCTGCATGAGACAGAACTCCTGGAGAGCTGCTTGGTATTAGCAATAAAGTTTCAAGCCACTACAAGAGGGAAAGACTCTTTTAGGTGGGGCTCAAAACTTCTCGTCAGCTCAG TTTCCATTGACAACACGGCACTGAGCGACGACACACTACTGAGCGACACACCCATTGCCTGTTCTGATGACACGACCACAGCTCTCCATACCCCCATCATTACCGTTACTGCTG AGTCCTCACCAACTGACACCACTCCAGCTGCATCTACAGAAGCTCTCACTACGAGTGCTAATATTGAGACAACAACCGAGATTTCTGAAATCAAAATCGACACAACAATTCGACAGAATGCACCAGCCACAGAGCAAACTTCGACCACAGGTTCTGTTAGTCATCAGGCTACGTTTGAAAGTGATCACAGCGACAGTCACACAgtaacacacgaacaaacaccaACGTCAGAATCTGTCGGTGATAGCATTTCAACCACAACGCTTGACCAGCCGTCGACAACACAGAATCCTGCCCTTGAAAGTACACCCCCGGACATGGAAACAAGCAGATCCTCTTTGCAGCACAGTTCGACAGGTGAAGAATCCACCTTTCCACAATCATCATCAGCATCTTCGCCCTCTCTTATCGGAAGTGTCTCTACGTCATCTCGCAAGTGCGCATGTCCGTGTGCTTACAAGAGGCGGTTGGAGGATGGTTCGGCAGCGAATGCGTCACATGCTTCCGACGCAATGATCAAGGAGCTGACCGTTGACGTCACAACGTTGTCGTCACAACGGAGAAAGAAAATAAGCGCGGGAGATGAGCGTCAGTCCTCTACTAACATTGGTCTGGTCAGTGTCATTGCTTTGTCTTTGGTTTTCGCCGCCATCTTCTTCCAAGACTTTGTGTCGATTTGTGCACACCTCCGATACGGAGTGAAAGGAGGACAAGGAAGGAAAAGGTCGACCTATGATAGGAGAAAGCAACCCTGA